One window of Aerococcus tenax genomic DNA carries:
- a CDS encoding substrate-binding domain-containing protein → MALKFKPLGKLVMALGVTATLAACGNGGSEGSNTADGGSESAGDFSGTINVTTREEGSGTRDAFQEIIDFEEPDASALVQNGTDQVLSYVAGDTYSIGYISLGSMNDTVKALRIDGVEATEENVANDSYKIARPFNIVYPGELEGAAKDFHDFIFSKEGQDIVLENGYVPVKSDAEAYSGDGSASGTINIAGSTSVGPVMEKLKEAYEEKNPNVQINITQNGSGAGVTGAQEGTADIGMASRELKEDETGVTAEAIAKDGIAVIVNKENPTDDLSVDQIRGIYTGEILDWSELNQ, encoded by the coding sequence ATGGCATTGAAATTCAAACCACTAGGTAAGTTAGTTATGGCTTTAGGTGTAACAGCAACTTTAGCTGCTTGTGGTAACGGCGGTTCTGAAGGCTCAAATACTGCAGATGGTGGTAGTGAATCAGCTGGTGATTTCTCAGGTACTATTAACGTAACCACTCGTGAAGAAGGTTCCGGTACCCGTGATGCTTTCCAAGAAATCATCGATTTTGAAGAACCAGACGCATCTGCTTTAGTTCAAAACGGTACTGACCAAGTGCTTTCCTATGTAGCTGGAGATACATACTCCATTGGATACATCTCCCTTGGTTCTATGAACGATACCGTGAAAGCCTTGAGGATTGACGGTGTCGAAGCAACTGAAGAAAATGTTGCCAATGACAGCTACAAGATTGCTCGTCCTTTCAATATTGTTTACCCTGGTGAATTAGAAGGCGCTGCCAAAGACTTCCATGACTTTATCTTCTCTAAAGAAGGGCAAGACATTGTCTTAGAAAATGGTTATGTTCCTGTGAAGTCTGACGCTGAAGCATATAGCGGTGATGGTTCTGCAAGTGGTACCATTAATATCGCTGGTTCAACTTCTGTTGGTCCGGTTATGGAAAAACTAAAAGAAGCTTATGAAGAAAAGAATCCAAATGTTCAAATTAACATTACCCAAAATGGTTCTGGTGCAGGGGTTACCGGTGCTCAAGAAGGTACAGCTGATATCGGTATGGCTTCTCGTGAATTAAAAGAAGACGAAACTGGTGTAACAGCTGAAGCAATTGCTAAAGATGGTATTGCAGTAATCGTCAACAAGGAAAACCCAACAGATGATTTATCTGTAGACCAAATTAGAGGAATTTATACAGGAGAAATTCTTGACTGGTCAGAGCTAAATCAATAA
- the pstC gene encoding phosphate ABC transporter permease subunit PstC produces MQKNTLEVVMKWIFFICAAVSILALLAICYFIFAGSIPFLSDYGLGNFLFGSSWRPRQGDFGIAPMIVGSFYVTLLAIAIGVPAGIFTAVFMAFYCPKKLHTWLKPAVNLMAGIPSIVYGYFGLVVLVPAVRSFCQSLGISSTGMSVFTAGLVLGIMILPTIITTSESSLRAVPKSYYQASVGLGATHDRTAYRIMLPAARSGVLAAVILGIGRAVGETMAVIMVAGNQAIFPQGLFKGVRTMTTNIMLEMAYASGTHRDALIATGAVLFVVILIINGVLAIVNRKGGNH; encoded by the coding sequence ATGCAGAAGAATACTTTAGAAGTCGTCATGAAATGGATCTTTTTCATCTGTGCGGCTGTTTCAATTTTAGCATTATTAGCTATTTGTTATTTCATTTTTGCGGGAAGTATTCCTTTCTTGTCGGATTATGGACTAGGAAACTTCTTATTTGGTTCTAGCTGGCGCCCGCGTCAGGGAGACTTTGGAATTGCTCCAATGATTGTTGGTTCTTTTTATGTGACTCTCTTAGCGATTGCTATTGGTGTCCCTGCAGGAATTTTTACGGCGGTCTTTATGGCCTTCTATTGTCCCAAGAAACTCCACACTTGGTTGAAACCTGCTGTTAACTTGATGGCCGGGATCCCTTCCATTGTCTATGGGTATTTTGGTTTAGTGGTTCTGGTTCCAGCTGTTCGTAGTTTCTGCCAATCTCTAGGTATTTCAAGTACCGGGATGAGCGTTTTTACAGCGGGGTTAGTTTTAGGCATTATGATTTTACCAACCATTATTACCACTTCTGAATCATCCCTAAGAGCGGTTCCTAAGTCCTACTATCAAGCCTCTGTTGGTCTGGGAGCGACCCATGATCGAACAGCTTATCGGATTATGTTGCCAGCGGCTCGGTCAGGGGTTCTTGCAGCGGTTATCTTAGGTATTGGTCGTGCAGTGGGAGAAACCATGGCGGTAATTATGGTTGCTGGTAACCAAGCCATTTTCCCACAAGGCCTCTTCAAAGGGGTCAGAACCATGACCACTAACATTATGTTAGAAATGGCTTATGCTTCTGGGACTCACCGTGATGCCCTGATCGCGACAGGGGCAGTCTTATTTGTGGTTATCTTAATCATCAATGGTGTACTAGCTATTGTAAACCGTAAAGGAGGCAACCACTAA